From Cydia splendana chromosome 4, ilCydSple1.2, whole genome shotgun sequence, one genomic window encodes:
- the LOC134789931 gene encoding zinc finger protein 532-like — MASDTINDRLSIKNLLFTKALPNYVIPVPTAGYKTYPCIDCGDRFLFKSSYEYHINRQSVVITYMCRYCNQQKTFNNRCKLLSHIRSHAFKTATINVSDLKVDPLPASYFDNLAAKHGIRLETNNQKATLLQQIKAKTPSKFSCLECNLEITVKTHVNKDRAKHFMQYTNKVHACPVCLFALPTTCGLKAHLRLHSGNGPFICPECGVPLTKKMIQYPYTHDCEGFRMMRATARYKCPLPQCYLFHPNEYKSHMRNNHMKRVFKCPLCVVACFNEATIAKHLKSHATEAKALIFFQCEMCPGRLVLNNQMDNHLRGHITNSAFVYPCWACGQVFREVRSLLQHYSNNHGQTGKFTPQSATAPAFAPKPDKPGLVYRVVKRCDKCTRSFTYKCKYEQISILPNECPFKCSASASSKQVITEPEFTIPAETTIKCYLCKKDIPENWDDIKTHFAADHKEHRCLDATLVIPKMNVKKFKRKQRREARKRFRETLKKLRVPTNSKHKKNAGQPSSVQDSFSSNNPLACKKCGHEAQDKLQLEEHLKSHRDSNMAYQCMDCGQCFVVKPSFTTHLLVEHGISDVNEYILSKQCYNADALLKNNFTTDKVKEEEPLRENQCQICRDQFDDPEDLEKHFRVHGMAFLMKNSSAKNNSP, encoded by the exons ATGGCTTCTGATACAATAAATGACAGACTGAGCATAAAGAATCTTCTATTTACAAAGGCTCTACCAAACTATGTCATTCCTGTACCTACAGCAGGGTATAAAACATATCCCTGCATTGACTGTGGTGACAG atttCTCTTCAAATCAAGCTATGAATACCATATCAATCGGCAATCTGTTGTGATCACCTACATGTGCAGATACTGCAATCAACAGAAAACGTTTAACAACAGATGCAAACTCCTCTCTCACATCCGGTCACATGCCTTTAAAACTGCTACAATCAACGTCAGCGATTTGAAAGTAGATCCATTGCCAGCAAGCTACTTCGATAATCTAGCAGCTAAACATGGCATACGCTTAGAAACTAACAACCAGAAAGCAACTCTGCTGCAACAAATTAAAGCCAAAACGCCGAGTAAATTCTCGTGCTTGGAATGTAATCTGGAAATAACAGTTAAAACACACGTAAATAAAGACAGAGCAAAACATTTTATGCAGTATACTAATAAAGTTCACGCCTGTCCAGTGTGTCTCTTTGCTCTACCAACAACTTGTGGGCTCAAAGCGCACTTGCGTCTCCACTCGGGCAACGGGCCGTTCATCTGTCCAGAATGTGGGGTCCCCTTAACAAAGAAGATGATACAATATCCATACACTCATGACTGCGAAGGATTTCGGATGATGCGAGCCACTGCTAGGTACAAGTGCCCTCTTCCACAATGTTACTTATTTCATCCAAATGAATACAAATCACACATGAGGAATAACCACATGAAGAGGGTGTTTAAATGCCCTTTGTGTGTTGTAGCGTGTTTCAATGAAGCCACTATAGCTAAACATTTGAAGAGTCATGCTACTGAAGCGAAAGCTTTAATCTTCTTTCAATGTGAGATGTGCCCCGGAAGATTAGTACTAAACAATCAAATGGATAATCATTTGAGGGGTCATATCACCAATTCTGCGTTTGTCTATCCCTGCTGGGCTTGCGGTCAAGTGTTTAGGGAAGTCCGCAGTTTATTGCAGCATTATTCTAACAACCACGGTCAAACTGGAAAGTTTACACCCCAGTCAGCCACAGCACCTGCTTTTGCTCCAAAACCTGATAAACCTGGCTTGGTTTATCGTGTAGTAAAAAGGTGCGACAAGTGTACAAGAAGCTTCACTTACaaatgcaaatatgaacaaatatCTATTCTGCCGAACGAGTGCCCTTTTAAATGTTCAGCGTCGGCCTCTAGTAAGCAAGTCATCACGGAACCAGAATTCACGATACCAGCAGAAACCACAATCAAATGTTATTTGTGTAAGAAAGATATACCTGAAAACTGGGATGATATCAAGACTCATTTTGCGGCTGATCATAAAGAGCATCGCTGTTTGGATGCGACACTAGTTATACCAAAAATGAACGTTAAGAAATTCAAAAGAAAGCAAAGAAGGGAAGCCAGAAAACGGTTCCGAGAAACTTTGAAAAAATTAAGGGTACCAACGAacagcaaacataaaaaaaacgcTGGACAGCCTTCCAGCGTTCAAGATTCGTTCTCTAGTAACAATCCATTAGCTTGCAAAAAATGTGGTCACGAAGCCCAAGACAAACTACAGCTGGAAGAGCACTTGAAAAGTCATAGAGATTCCAACATGGCGTACCAATGCATGGATTGCGGACAATGCTTCGTGGTGAAACCCTCCTTTACGACCCATTTATTAGTAGAGCATGGTATATCCGACGTTAACGAATATATACTTTCGAAACAATGCTACAATGCTGACGCcctgttaaaaaataatttcaccACGGATAAAGTTAAAGAGGAGGAACCACTGCGCGAAAACCAATGCCAAATTTGTCGGGATCAATTCGACGATCCAGAAGACTTAGAAAAACATTTCAGAGTTCACGGTATGGCCTTTTTGATGAAGAATTCATCTGCAAAGAATAATAGTCCTTAA
- the LOC134789940 gene encoding cartilage-associated protein-like, with product MSPILKYLSILVLFNSCNGKSLLSIEKIYLKGVQAYTGERWSECISKFEESLHLYKLYNSIFINCGVKCKTQAKQSQIEPNFNELQVFESYLNERYCLINCRDKELEAVRINSNVKDTILQDFQSRKPYGYLHVCYFQMNALQKAASAAYTYFQAHKTDDVMKNNVKFYIGLPEVSLNEMVDLESEDFEVLHKVGLESYEQKKWGETIMAMEEVIADYLAWEMGCRVACEHLPEQEWSPEFVISVSNNMLSLLQCRQQCQNKLSILGFKSGIEFLADTLNFLQISYYHSDKFEEAAMAVASYLTLMPNDEDMLHNRALYGSFIDKNAFNARPDIVHYLKNDFYEKEILSHFHQTNTIDTNAHSEEF from the coding sequence ATGTCtcctattttaaaatatttgagTATTTTGGTATTGTTTAATTCGTGCAATGGTAAATCACTATTATCAATtgagaaaatttatttaaaaggtgTACAAGCGTACACTGGCGAGAGATGGAGTGAGTGCATATCGAAGTTTGAAGAATCTTTACATTTGTATAAACTTTACAATTCTATCTTTATAAACTGTGGAGTAAAATGCAAAACTCAAGCAAAACAGTCACAAATTGAACCAAACTTTAATGAATTACAAGTTTTCGAAtcatatttaaatgaaagatatTGTTTAATAAACTGCAGAGATAAAGAACTTGAAGCAGTTCGCATTAACAGTAATGTAAAGGATACAATATTACAAGATTTTCAATCACGAAAGCCTTACGGATACTTACATGTGTGTTACTTCCAAATGAATGCACTGCAGAAAGCAGCATCAGCCGCCTATACTTATTTCCAAGCTCATAAGACGGATGATGTGATGAAGAATAATGTCAAATTTTACATTGGACTGCCTGAAGTGAGCCTAAATGAAATGGTTGACTTGGAAAGTGAAGATTTTGAGGTCTTGCACAAAGTTGGGTTGGAGTCTTATGAACAGAAAAAATGGGGGGAAACAATTATGGCCATGGAAGAAGTCATAGCAGATTATTTGGCCTGGGAAATGGGTTGCCGTGTGGCCTGTGAGCACCTACCGGAGCAAGAGTGGTCTCCAGAATTCGTCATCTCTGTGTCAAACAACATGCTATCCCTGTTACAATGCAGACAGCAATGTCAAAACAAACTCTCAATACTGGGTTTTAAATCTGGTATTGAATTCCTAGCCGATACCTTGAATTTTTTGCAAATATCTTATTATCATTCTGATAAATTTGAAGAAGCAGCAATGGCTGTAGCTAGTTATTTAACCTTAATGCCTAATGATGAAGATATGCTTCATAACAGGGCACTTTATGGTtcctttattgataaaaatgcATTCAATGCAAGGCCTGATATTgtgcattatttaaaaaatgacttttatgaAAAGGAGATTTTGTCCCACTTTCATCAAACAAATACTATTGATACCAATGCACATTCTGAAGAGTTCTAG